The following coding sequences lie in one Flavobacterium sp. 20NA77.7 genomic window:
- a CDS encoding four helix bundle protein, with amino-acid sequence MNEIKSYKDLLIWKKGITIVKLVYQLVKTFPQEEMYALSSQLKRASISISSNIAEGFGRNTDKSFSHFLDIARGSLFEIETQLIIAKELDFITNLELFQELLNQIEEESKMINAFSKTLKANH; translated from the coding sequence ATGAATGAAATAAAATCCTACAAAGATTTATTAATCTGGAAAAAAGGAATTACAATTGTAAAATTAGTTTATCAACTTGTAAAAACTTTTCCTCAAGAAGAAATGTATGCGCTTTCAAGTCAATTAAAAAGAGCTTCTATATCAATTTCTTCAAATATTGCTGAAGGCTTTGGTAGAAATACAGATAAATCATTTAGTCACTTTTTAGATATTGCTAGAGGTTCTTTATTTGAAATTGAAACTCAATTGATTATAGCGAAAGAATTAGACTTTATTACTAATTTGGAATTATTTCAAGAATTATTAAATCAAATTGAAGAAGAGTCAAAAATGATTAACGCTTTTTCTAAAACACTTAAAGCTAATCACTAA
- the priA gene encoding replication restart helicase PriA, whose amino-acid sequence MYINVILPLALDKTFTYLVNEEEYKFIVPGMRVVVPFGKSKHYTALVVEKHQNPPTLYEAKEILQLIDESPIVTSIQIEHWFWLASYYLCTIGEVYKAALPSGLILESETILSANEKTVETTNVSDDQYLILEALQHQTSISLAEIEKFIPKKKIVALVQDLLQKGLLQIQEEVQEVYKPKLVKYIKLSNSFSTPETLQELLATLNKAPKQKEAILHYFQLQAVEKKPISTKYFLEKAGLSDAVLKGLLEKAIFEVYYLNHERIVFEKEEGYEIQLSEAQQETFLSIREQLVSHEVCLFHGVTASGKTEIYIKLIEETINKGEQVLLLLPEIALTTQLVQRLAAYFGNQIAVFHSKYNTNERIEVWQKLLKTNSSTKIVLGVRSALFLPFTNLGLIVVDEEHEATYKQQDPAPRYHARDAAIVLAKLHQAKVVLGSATPSIESYYNAQSGKYGLVTLTKRYNDTALPEVHLIDLKDKYFRKRMDGHFSDELLSRMHETLANGEQILLFQNRRGYSPYIECMTCGHVPQCPSCDVSLTYYKYKNTLSCHYCGYSMAKPTHCHQCHSLDLSTKGFGTEQVELELKKLFPDKQIARMDQDTTRGKFAFEKLLDAFKNQEIDILIGTQMLAKGLDFEHVTLVGILNADNLLNQPYYKAYERAFQMMMQVSGRAGRKDKLGSVVIQTYNPLHNTIQQVVNGNYVAMYEEQIYERRNFKYPPFYRLVQLKLRHKEYAKLKEGSMWLYNVLSQTMKLPILGPEEPAVNRIRNEYIRTILIKIPNTSNLSATKLVLKKVLTSFEAVPQYRAIKVTIQVDY is encoded by the coding sequence ATGTACATAAATGTTATACTGCCTCTTGCTTTAGATAAAACATTTACTTATTTGGTAAATGAAGAGGAGTATAAATTTATTGTTCCAGGTATGCGGGTGGTAGTGCCCTTTGGGAAAAGTAAACATTACACCGCTTTGGTAGTAGAAAAGCACCAAAATCCACCAACTTTATATGAGGCTAAAGAAATTCTTCAACTTATAGATGAATCACCTATTGTTACAAGTATCCAAATAGAGCATTGGTTTTGGTTGGCGTCTTATTATTTATGTACCATCGGTGAAGTATATAAAGCAGCCTTGCCTTCAGGGCTAATTTTAGAGAGCGAAACCATACTTAGTGCGAATGAAAAAACGGTTGAAACAACTAATGTTTCAGACGACCAATATCTTATTTTGGAAGCATTACAGCATCAAACGTCAATCTCTTTAGCCGAAATTGAAAAATTTATTCCAAAGAAAAAAATCGTCGCATTAGTTCAAGATTTACTGCAAAAAGGACTGCTTCAAATTCAAGAAGAAGTACAAGAAGTGTATAAACCAAAATTGGTTAAGTATATTAAATTAAGTAACAGTTTTTCAACACCTGAAACACTACAAGAATTACTTGCAACACTAAATAAAGCCCCTAAACAAAAAGAAGCAATACTGCATTATTTTCAATTGCAAGCTGTTGAAAAAAAACCTATATCTACCAAATATTTTCTTGAAAAAGCAGGGTTGTCTGATGCGGTTTTAAAAGGATTGTTAGAGAAGGCTATTTTTGAAGTTTACTACCTTAATCACGAGCGAATCGTTTTTGAAAAAGAGGAAGGTTATGAGATACAATTGAGTGAAGCGCAACAGGAAACTTTCTTATCTATTAGAGAGCAATTAGTTTCTCACGAAGTTTGTTTGTTTCACGGTGTTACGGCTTCTGGAAAAACAGAAATTTATATTAAATTAATTGAAGAAACAATTAATAAGGGAGAACAAGTTCTATTGCTTTTGCCAGAAATCGCTTTAACAACGCAGTTAGTCCAACGTTTAGCTGCTTATTTTGGTAATCAAATAGCAGTTTTTCATTCTAAATACAATACAAATGAACGTATTGAAGTTTGGCAAAAATTACTAAAAACAAATAGTTCAACTAAAATAGTATTAGGCGTTAGAAGCGCGTTATTTTTACCTTTTACAAATTTGGGATTAATTGTGGTTGATGAAGAGCATGAGGCTACTTATAAACAACAAGATCCTGCGCCCCGATATCATGCTAGAGATGCTGCAATTGTATTAGCTAAATTGCATCAAGCGAAAGTTGTTTTAGGGAGTGCTACACCAAGTATTGAATCATATTACAACGCCCAAAGCGGAAAATATGGATTGGTAACTTTAACTAAAAGATACAACGACACAGCCTTACCTGAGGTGCATCTTATTGATTTAAAAGATAAGTATTTTAGAAAGCGCATGGATGGTCATTTTTCTGATGAGCTTCTCTCTCGAATGCATGAAACATTAGCTAATGGTGAACAAATCTTATTATTTCAAAATAGAAGAGGGTATTCACCTTATATTGAATGTATGACGTGTGGTCATGTGCCGCAATGTCCAAGTTGTGATGTGAGTTTGACGTATTATAAATACAAAAATACTTTGTCTTGTCATTATTGTGGATACAGTATGGCAAAACCTACCCATTGTCATCAATGTCATTCGTTAGATTTGTCTACAAAAGGTTTTGGAACTGAACAAGTGGAACTTGAATTAAAAAAGTTGTTTCCAGATAAACAAATTGCCCGTATGGATCAAGATACTACCCGAGGAAAATTTGCTTTTGAAAAATTGCTAGATGCATTTAAGAATCAAGAAATTGATATTTTAATTGGTACTCAAATGTTAGCCAAAGGATTGGATTTTGAACATGTAACTTTAGTTGGTATACTCAATGCAGATAATCTTTTAAATCAGCCTTATTATAAGGCTTATGAAAGAGCATTTCAAATGATGATGCAAGTTTCGGGTAGGGCAGGAAGAAAAGATAAATTAGGTAGTGTAGTTATTCAAACCTACAATCCATTGCATAATACGATTCAGCAAGTTGTTAATGGAAACTATGTAGCCATGTATGAGGAGCAAATTTATGAAAGAAGAAATTTTAAATATCCTCCTTTTTACCGGTTAGTTCAACTCAAATTGCGTCACAAAGAATACGCAAAATTAAAAGAAGGTAGTATGTGGTTATATAATGTGCTTTCACAAACGATGAAGCTACCTATATTAGGTCCAGAAGAGCCTGCTGTAAATAGAATTAGAAATGAATACATACGAACAATACTCATTAAAATTCCTAACACGAGTAATTTATCAGCTACTAAGCTTGTACTCAAAAAAGTATTAACTAGTTTTGAAGCAGTTCCACAGTATAGAGCTATAAAAGTTACAATTCAAGTAGACTATTAA
- the rpsF gene encoding 30S ribosomal protein S6, with translation MKNYETVFILNPVLSEQQVKETVSKFEDFLTSKGAQMVAKEDWGLKKLAYEIQNKKSGFYHLFEYKAPAELIISLETEFRRDERIMRFLTVSLDKHAVSWAERRREKLKTKAN, from the coding sequence ATGAAAAATTATGAAACTGTTTTCATTTTGAATCCCGTTTTATCTGAGCAACAGGTAAAGGAAACAGTAAGCAAATTTGAAGATTTTCTTACGTCTAAAGGGGCTCAAATGGTAGCTAAAGAGGATTGGGGCTTAAAAAAATTAGCTTATGAAATCCAAAACAAAAAAAGTGGTTTTTACCATTTATTTGAATACAAAGCACCTGCTGAATTAATCATTTCTTTAGAGACTGAATTCAGAAGAGACGAGCGCATCATGAGATTCTTAACGGTTAGTTTAGATAAACATGCTGTATCTTGGGCTGAAAGAAGAAGAGAAAAATTAAAAACTAAAGCAAACTAA
- a CDS encoding iron-containing alcohol dehydrogenase, with the protein MTNFELYNPVNYVFGKGQIAKLNELVPTHTKILLAYGGGSIFKNGIYDQVKTALSGFDIVEFGGIEPNPRYETLMKAVEIIRAEKIGFILAVGGGSVIDGAKFISAAVTYEGDAIEILRKRILFKDTSAVIPFGTVLTLPATGSEMNSGAVVSIEATQEKLTLGGSALFPKFSIVDPTCIESLPKRQLQNGVVDAFTHVMEQYLTYQHDALLQDRLAESILQTLIEIGPKVVEEPTNYKLASNFVWCATMALNGLIQKGVPSDWATHMIGHELTALYEIDHARTLAIIGPNLYKVMFETKKDKLAQYGQRVWNLNGSSTDEIAEKAIEKTIDFLHTMGMKTKLSENAQDIEKTADSIVQRFQERGWLALGEKQNITLDKVREIVEMSY; encoded by the coding sequence ATGACAAACTTCGAATTATACAATCCTGTAAATTATGTCTTTGGAAAAGGACAAATAGCAAAACTAAATGAATTGGTTCCAACGCATACAAAAATTCTTCTTGCTTATGGAGGAGGAAGTATTTTTAAAAACGGAATTTATGACCAAGTAAAAACGGCACTTTCTGGTTTTGATATTGTCGAATTTGGGGGTATTGAACCTAATCCACGTTATGAAACCTTGATGAAAGCAGTTGAAATTATTCGAGCAGAAAAAATAGGTTTTATTTTAGCTGTTGGTGGCGGAAGTGTAATTGATGGTGCAAAGTTTATTTCGGCAGCTGTAACTTATGAAGGAGATGCTATCGAAATTTTAAGAAAAAGAATTTTGTTTAAAGATACAAGTGCTGTGATTCCTTTTGGAACAGTACTTACGTTACCTGCAACAGGTTCAGAAATGAATTCGGGGGCAGTAGTTTCTATTGAAGCGACACAAGAAAAGTTGACCTTAGGAGGTTCGGCTTTGTTTCCAAAATTTTCCATTGTAGATCCAACATGTATTGAATCATTACCTAAAAGACAATTGCAAAATGGTGTAGTTGATGCTTTTACACATGTTATGGAACAATATTTAACCTATCAGCATGACGCTTTATTGCAAGATAGACTTGCGGAAAGTATTTTGCAAACGTTAATTGAGATTGGCCCTAAAGTAGTAGAAGAACCAACAAATTATAAATTAGCATCAAATTTTGTATGGTGTGCTACAATGGCCTTGAATGGATTGATTCAAAAAGGAGTTCCTTCAGATTGGGCTACACATATGATAGGGCATGAACTAACGGCTTTATACGAAATTGATCATGCGAGAACGTTAGCGATTATTGGACCTAACTTATATAAAGTTATGTTTGAAACTAAGAAAGATAAATTAGCACAATACGGCCAACGTGTTTGGAATTTGAACGGTTCATCAACGGATGAAATAGCCGAAAAAGCAATTGAAAAAACGATTGATTTTTTACATACTATGGGTATGAAAACAAAATTATCTGAAAATGCACAAGACATTGAAAAAACAGCCGATAGTATAGTTCAACGTTTTCAAGAACGAGGTTGGTTAGCTTTGGGCGAAAAACAAAACATTACTTTGGATAAAGTTAGAGAAATTGTTGAAATGAGTTATTAA
- the rpsR gene encoding 30S ribosomal protein S18, with protein MMSIEQSAKGKKEGDIRYLTPLNIDTNKQKKYCRFKKSGIKYVDYKDPDFLLKFVNEQGKILPRRLTGTSLKYQRKVSVAVKRARHLALMPYVADLLK; from the coding sequence ATTATGTCAATAGAACAATCTGCAAAAGGTAAAAAAGAAGGAGATATCAGATATCTTACCCCTTTAAATATTGATACAAATAAGCAAAAAAAATACTGTCGTTTTAAAAAATCGGGTATTAAATATGTGGATTATAAAGATCCAGATTTCTTGCTAAAGTTTGTAAACGAACAAGGTAAAATTTTACCAAGAAGACTTACAGGTACTTCATTGAAATATCAAAGAAAAGTTTCTGTAGCAGTTAAAAGAGCACGTCACTTAGCATTAATGCCATACGTAGCGGATTTATTAAAATAA
- the gmk gene encoding guanylate kinase gives MNKGKLLVFSAPSGSGKTTIVRHLLAQPDLNLEFSISCTTREPRGEEVHGKDYYFISWDEFKKHIKAEDFVEWEEVYTDNFYGTLKAEVERIWALGKHVIFDIDVAGGLRIKHKFPNETLAVFVKPPSVDELKRRLKQRSTESEDKINMRIAKASVELATAPQFDIIIKNYDLDVAKEDAYKLVKDFISKE, from the coding sequence ATGAATAAAGGAAAATTACTTGTATTCTCTGCGCCATCAGGTTCAGGAAAAACAACTATAGTAAGGCATTTATTAGCCCAGCCCGATTTGAATTTAGAATTCTCTATTTCTTGTACAACGCGCGAACCACGTGGAGAAGAAGTTCATGGAAAAGATTATTATTTCATTTCTTGGGACGAATTTAAAAAGCACATCAAGGCAGAAGATTTTGTAGAATGGGAAGAAGTATATACCGATAATTTCTACGGCACTTTAAAAGCCGAAGTAGAGCGCATCTGGGCTTTAGGAAAACACGTAATTTTTGACATAGATGTAGCCGGAGGTTTGCGAATAAAACATAAATTTCCCAATGAAACGTTAGCTGTATTTGTAAAACCACCTAGTGTTGACGAACTAAAACGCCGATTAAAACAACGTTCGACCGAAAGTGAAGACAAAATTAACATGCGTATCGCAAAAGCTTCTGTTGAATTAGCTACTGCACCACAATTTGATATCATCATTAAAAATTATGATTTAGACGTGGCAAAAGAAGATGCCTATAAATTGGTAAAGGATTTTATTAGTAAAGAGTAA
- the nadD gene encoding nicotinate (nicotinamide) nucleotide adenylyltransferase: MKIGLYFGTFNPIHIGHLIIANHMAEHSDLDQIWMVVTPHNPHKKKSTLLDDYHRLHMVHLATEDFPKIKPSDIEFKLAQPNYTVNTLAHLQEKFPKHEFSLIMGEDNLNSLHKWKNYEAILQDHEIYVYPRVNSGEIDEQFVNHPKIHRVGAPVIELSSTFIRESIKKGKNVVPMLPNKVAEYVAHNNFYKK, translated from the coding sequence ATGAAAATCGGATTGTATTTCGGAACGTTTAATCCCATTCACATTGGTCATTTAATTATTGCCAATCACATGGCAGAGCATTCTGATTTGGATCAAATTTGGATGGTGGTTACGCCACACAATCCGCATAAGAAGAAAAGCACTTTACTGGATGATTATCATAGATTGCACATGGTACATTTGGCAACAGAAGATTTTCCAAAAATAAAGCCTTCGGATATTGAATTCAAATTAGCGCAACCCAATTATACCGTTAATACTTTAGCACATTTACAAGAAAAATTTCCGAAGCATGAATTTTCCTTGATTATGGGTGAAGACAATTTGAATTCATTGCATAAATGGAAAAACTATGAAGCGATTTTGCAAGACCACGAAATTTATGTCTATCCACGAGTGAATTCAGGTGAAATTGATGAGCAATTTGTAAATCATCCGAAAATCCACAGAGTTGGTGCGCCTGTAATTGAATTGTCTTCCACCTTTATTCGTGAAAGCATTAAAAAAGGTAAAAATGTAGTTCCTATGTTGCCCAATAAAGTTGCGGAATATGTGGCGCATAATAATTTTTATAAAAAGTAA
- a CDS encoding DUF6495 family protein, whose product MKYARLTKEQLEELHPEFTNFLATQSIDKKEWDELKNNKPEVALQEIDVFSDLIWDRALTNVKFVDHFSKNHIFLFKCYDDYLESLVVKTSNPEVDFFTSEGIEWLSENIFTDAIEIQKGKKTVNELRNESIFEIIQNGGVISKGDLFSKLITLLNLA is encoded by the coding sequence ATGAAGTACGCTCGATTAACAAAAGAACAATTAGAAGAATTACATCCAGAATTCACCAATTTTTTAGCTACACAATCAATAGATAAAAAAGAATGGGATGAATTGAAAAACAATAAGCCCGAAGTTGCTTTACAAGAAATAGATGTTTTTTCAGATTTGATTTGGGACAGAGCATTAACAAATGTCAAATTTGTAGATCATTTTTCAAAAAATCACATATTTTTGTTTAAATGCTATGACGATTATTTAGAGTCATTAGTAGTTAAAACCTCTAATCCAGAGGTAGACTTTTTTACCTCAGAAGGAATAGAATGGTTGAGTGAAAATATATTTACAGATGCAATTGAAATTCAAAAAGGGAAAAAGACAGTTAATGAATTACGTAATGAATCCATTTTTGAAATTATTCAAAATGGAGGTGTTATTAGTAAGGGCGACTTGTTTTCCAAATTAATTACTTTATTAAATCTTGCTTAA
- the ligA gene encoding NAD-dependent DNA ligase LigA — translation MNLLETIKALREELNQHNYNYYVLDNPTISDYEFDIKLKQLQDLESQNPDFFDESSPTQRVGGTITKNFETIAHEYRMYSLDNSYSREDVLDWVNRCQKILGNVDLEFTCELKYDGASISITYENGKLKRALTRGDGFQGDDVTNNIKTIKSIPLVLKGNYPSKFDIRGEIILPLEGFEKMNQELIEIGETPYSNPRNTASGSLKLQDSAEVAKRPLDCLLYGLIGNNLGFSSQFEGLKKATEWGFKVPKQSKCVNSIEQVFEFIEYWDTHRHTLPYETDGVVVKINNLHYQEELGYTAKSPRWAIAYKFKAEQVSTVLNSISYQVGRTGAITPVANLEPVQLAGTIVKRASLHNADQIQKLDIRIGDEVYVEKGGEIIPKIIGVAKRRNQLDPTVYITHCPECHTQLIRNEGEAQHYCPNFYGCPPQIIGRIQHFITRKAMDIDGLGGETVALLYNAGLIKNYADLYTLKKNDIVILDRMADKSADNLLNGIEQSKTISFDRVLYALGIRYVGETVAKKLAKHYKTIDALAQATLIDLITVDEIGERIAQSVLDFFQKQSNIENITRLKEYGLQFELQEINTMVSNVLDGKIFVVSGVFELFSRDELKKAIEDNGGKVGSSISAKTNYVIAGANMGPSKLEKANQLKVEIITEYQFRDMIHE, via the coding sequence ATGAATCTTTTAGAAACTATTAAAGCGTTAAGAGAAGAATTAAATCAACATAATTATAATTATTATGTGCTTGATAATCCTACTATTTCAGATTATGAATTTGATATAAAGTTAAAACAACTTCAAGATTTAGAATCTCAAAATCCCGACTTTTTTGACGAAAGTTCGCCAACTCAACGCGTAGGAGGAACGATTACAAAAAATTTTGAAACCATTGCTCACGAATATAGAATGTATTCGTTAGATAATTCTTATTCTCGTGAGGATGTACTAGATTGGGTAAATCGTTGTCAAAAAATATTAGGGAATGTTGATTTAGAGTTTACTTGTGAACTCAAATATGATGGTGCTTCTATTAGTATTACCTATGAAAATGGTAAGTTGAAACGCGCTTTGACTCGAGGTGATGGATTTCAAGGCGATGATGTAACAAATAACATTAAAACAATTAAATCGATTCCCTTAGTTTTAAAAGGAAATTATCCTTCAAAATTTGATATTAGAGGAGAAATTATTTTGCCTTTAGAAGGATTTGAAAAAATGAATCAAGAATTGATAGAAATTGGAGAAACACCTTATTCAAATCCAAGAAACACAGCATCAGGAAGTTTAAAATTACAAGATAGTGCTGAGGTGGCAAAACGTCCTTTAGATTGTTTGTTATATGGGTTAATAGGAAATAATTTAGGATTTTCGTCACAATTTGAAGGATTGAAAAAAGCTACCGAATGGGGATTTAAAGTGCCAAAACAAAGCAAATGTGTCAATTCTATCGAACAGGTTTTTGAATTTATAGAGTATTGGGATACACACCGTCATACCTTGCCTTATGAGACAGATGGGGTGGTGGTTAAAATAAATAATTTACATTACCAAGAAGAGTTAGGATATACGGCAAAATCACCGCGTTGGGCGATTGCATATAAGTTTAAAGCCGAACAAGTAAGTACCGTTTTAAATTCTATTTCTTATCAAGTGGGACGTACAGGGGCTATAACGCCTGTCGCAAATTTAGAGCCCGTTCAACTTGCAGGAACTATTGTGAAAAGAGCTTCATTACATAATGCGGACCAAATTCAAAAATTAGATATAAGAATTGGTGATGAGGTGTATGTGGAAAAAGGAGGCGAAATTATTCCCAAAATTATTGGTGTAGCCAAAAGAAGAAATCAATTAGACCCCACTGTTTATATTACCCATTGCCCAGAATGCCATACACAACTTATCAGAAATGAAGGAGAAGCACAGCATTATTGTCCTAATTTTTATGGCTGTCCACCGCAAATCATCGGTAGAATTCAACATTTTATTACCCGAAAAGCCATGGATATAGATGGTTTAGGTGGTGAAACAGTAGCTTTATTGTACAATGCTGGATTGATCAAAAATTATGCAGATTTGTATACATTAAAAAAGAATGACATTGTTATTCTAGATAGAATGGCTGATAAATCTGCAGATAATTTATTGAACGGAATTGAACAATCTAAAACTATTTCTTTTGATAGAGTATTATATGCCTTAGGTATTCGTTATGTTGGGGAAACTGTGGCAAAAAAATTGGCCAAACATTATAAAACGATTGATGCTTTAGCTCAAGCCACTTTAATTGATTTAATTACTGTTGATGAAATAGGGGAGCGTATTGCCCAAAGTGTGCTTGATTTTTTCCAAAAACAAAGCAATATTGAAAATATTACTCGTTTAAAAGAATATGGTCTTCAATTTGAGTTACAAGAAATAAACACTATGGTTTCTAACGTGTTAGATGGAAAGATATTTGTGGTTTCAGGTGTTTTTGAATTATTTTCTAGGGATGAGCTTAAAAAAGCTATTGAAGACAATGGCGGAAAAGTAGGAAGTTCTATTTCTGCAAAAACTAATTATGTAATTGCTGGAGCTAACATGGGGCCTTCAAAATTAGAAAAAGCTAATCAATTAAAAGTTGAAATTATTACGGAATATCAATTTCGAGATATGATACATGAGTAA
- a CDS encoding LytR/AlgR family response regulator transcription factor → MKLNTIVVDDSSIQRMTIAKLIKEHIHLKLSGDFSNALDAKNYISNHLVDLIFLDIEMPHITGFDLLDGLKVKPQIIFVTSKADYAVKAFDYAAVDFLQKPIKKERFLISVKKAVEMYHLKRDVTNDDHGPHIIIKSNLKKIKVFTSKIKWVEAFGDYIKVVTYDETHLVLSTMKAFESELPKEHFLRIHKSYIVNLDKVERFNSKHIEIDGEKIPLSRNKKEEIVTILENY, encoded by the coding sequence ATGAAGTTAAATACAATAGTTGTTGATGATAGCTCTATTCAAAGGATGACTATTGCCAAATTAATTAAAGAACACATACATCTTAAATTAAGTGGTGATTTTTCCAATGCTTTAGACGCTAAAAACTACATTTCTAATCATCTTGTAGATTTAATTTTTCTAGATATTGAAATGCCACACATTACTGGTTTTGATTTACTAGATGGCTTAAAAGTAAAACCACAAATCATTTTTGTTACTTCAAAAGCAGATTATGCTGTAAAAGCATTTGATTATGCTGCCGTAGATTTTCTACAAAAACCTATCAAAAAAGAACGCTTTTTAATTTCCGTAAAAAAAGCAGTTGAAATGTACCACTTAAAACGGGATGTTACTAATGACGATCACGGGCCACATATAATTATTAAAAGTAATTTAAAAAAAATAAAAGTTTTTACTTCTAAAATTAAATGGGTAGAAGCTTTTGGAGATTACATTAAAGTCGTTACGTATGACGAAACACACCTCGTTTTATCTACAATGAAAGCTTTTGAGAGTGAATTACCTAAAGAACATTTCTTACGAATTCATAAATCTTATATTGTTAATTTAGATAAAGTAGAACGGTTTAACAGTAAACATATAGAAATAGACGGAGAGAAAATACCACTGAGCCGAAACAAGAAAGAGGAAATTGTAACTATTTTAGAAAATTATTAA
- the rplI gene encoding 50S ribosomal protein L9, with the protein MELILKQDVQNLGFKDDVVTVKNGYGRNYLIPQGFAILATPSAKKVLAENLKQKAHKEAKIVADAKAIADALKALDIKITAKAGGEKLFGSVSNADIATALEANGHAIDRKFITSGLVKRTGKYNATIRLHREVIVELPYEIVAEKA; encoded by the coding sequence ATGGAACTAATTTTAAAACAAGACGTTCAAAATTTAGGGTTTAAAGATGATGTAGTAACTGTTAAAAATGGTTATGGACGTAATTATTTAATCCCACAAGGTTTTGCTATTTTAGCTACACCTTCTGCTAAAAAAGTATTAGCTGAAAATTTGAAACAAAAAGCACACAAAGAAGCAAAAATTGTTGCTGATGCAAAAGCTATCGCTGATGCATTAAAAGCTTTAGATATCAAAATTACTGCAAAAGCTGGTGGTGAAAAATTATTTGGTTCGGTATCAAACGCGGATATTGCTACTGCATTAGAAGCTAATGGACATGCAATCGATAGAAAATTCATTACTAGTGGATTAGTAAAAAGAACAGGTAAATATAACGCAACTATCCGTTTACACAGAGAAGTAATCGTTGAATTACCATATGAAATTGTTGCTGAAAAAGCATAA
- a CDS encoding NAD(P)H-dependent glycerol-3-phosphate dehydrogenase, with the protein MENKRKFAVIGGGSWATAIAKMLCENQEQIAWYMRNVNALQHLKEQKHNPNYLSSVAFNTEKLVLTDDINEAIAYADVVIFAIPSAFLSDELLKMTVSLEGKTIFSAIKGIVPETSLIVGEHFHKTYSIPYDKIGVITGPCHAEEVAMERLSYLTIACSDREMAKYVAKNVSSYYIKAKITDDIIGTEYAAVLKNIYAIAAGMAHGLGYGDNFQAVLMSNAIREMKRFIKQVHKMKRNINNSAYLGDLLVTGYSVFSRNRMFGNMIGKGYTVKSAQMEMSMVAEGYYAVKSAYKLNQMYQAKTPIIDAVYQILYGGKEAKDVFKKLTDKLN; encoded by the coding sequence ATGGAAAACAAACGAAAATTTGCAGTAATAGGAGGAGGAAGTTGGGCAACAGCCATTGCAAAAATGTTATGTGAAAATCAAGAGCAAATAGCTTGGTACATGAGAAATGTTAATGCTTTACAACATTTAAAAGAACAAAAGCACAATCCAAATTACCTGAGTTCAGTAGCTTTTAATACGGAAAAATTAGTACTTACAGATGATATTAATGAAGCAATAGCATATGCTGATGTTGTTATTTTTGCCATTCCTTCCGCTTTTTTAAGTGATGAATTACTAAAAATGACGGTTTCATTAGAAGGTAAAACGATATTTTCTGCTATCAAAGGAATTGTTCCCGAAACAAGTCTTATAGTAGGCGAACATTTTCATAAAACCTATTCTATTCCGTATGATAAAATTGGTGTAATTACAGGTCCTTGTCATGCAGAAGAAGTTGCTATGGAACGATTATCTTACTTGACTATTGCTTGTTCGGATAGAGAAATGGCAAAATATGTAGCCAAAAATGTAAGTAGTTACTACATCAAAGCAAAAATTACAGATGATATTATTGGTACAGAATATGCAGCTGTATTAAAAAATATTTATGCAATTGCTGCAGGTATGGCACATGGATTAGGATATGGAGATAACTTTCAAGCCGTATTGATGAGTAACGCAATTAGAGAGATGAAACGTTTTATTAAGCAAGTTCATAAAATGAAACGAAATATCAATAATTCGGCCTATTTAGGAGATTTGTTAGTTACAGGCTATTCTGTGTTTTCAAGAAATAGGATGTTTGGAAATATGATAGGAAAAGGCTATACTGTAAAATCTGCACAAATGGAAATGAGTATGGTTGCAGAAGGATATTATGCGGTAAAAAGTGCTTATAAATTGAACCAAATGTATCAAGCTAAAACACCTATTATTGATGCAGTTTACCAAATATTATATGGCGGAAAAGAAGCTAAAGACGTATTTAAAAAATTAACTGATAAATTGAATTAA